The Gloeomargarita sp. SRBZ-1_bins_9 sequence CGTTGCATCTCACCAACGCCCCCCGGTTTTTCTACGGACGGGTGGCCGGGGTGGCCAAGGGGTCCCGCTGGTCAGGCCGGTTGACGGATGCGGCTGCTGGCCTTAGCTCCCCCCAACCCGATGCTTTAACTATTCCGCCGCCAGGGCAGGCCTTTTCCTACGGGTTAAGCACCCTCCACCGGGGCACCTTCGGCACGGGTCAAATCCAAAGCGCCCCCTTGTTAGTCCGTTATCCTGATACGGCCTACCTGGCCCACGGCAATTACGGGGTGCATTACGAGTTGCAACTGCCCCTGTACAACCCCAGTAACTTCCCCCAAACGGTGACCATTTCCCTGCAAAACCCCCTCAAGGACGACCTACCCCGGGGAGGGTTACAGTTTTTGGACCCGCCGGAACCCCGCATTTTTTTCCGGGGAACGATTCGTTTGCGGTTTCCCGCGGATGACGGCACGCCCCAGGTGCGCTATGTCCATGTGGTGAAACAGCGGGGCCAACAGGGGGAACCCCTGGTGACGCTCAACCTGGCGCCCAAGGAACAACGACTGGTGGAGGTGGATTACCTGTATCCGCCGGATGCCACGCCGCCCCAGGTGCTGACGGTGCAAACCCTGGCCCCACCGGTGACAGAAACCCCCGTTGCGCCCACCACCCAACGCCGTCAGGACAAAGCCGGGACGACCGCAGCCCAGGCGCAGTAGTGACTGCTCATTCCCCAGTCCACGCCGGGGTGGAGGATTTCCGCCAGGATGGCCAGGGACTCCACCAGCCGAGGGCCGGGACGGTTGAAAAAAGCGTTGCCATCGACAGCGTACACCCGACCCCTCTGCACGGTTCGTAGGGTTCCCCAGGGATAGGGGGAGGTGGCCCATTCCTGGAGGGTGCGCGCCAGGTCAAACCCACAGGGCATCAACACCACCACATCTGGGTCAGCCGCCACCACTTGTTCCCAGGTCAGCCAGGGGGAATGGGCACCCGCCGTCGCCAGTAGGGGTTCTCCGCCCGCCAGTTCCACCAGTTCTGGCACCCAGTTCCCGGCGCTCATCAACGGCTGGAGCCATTCCACACACAGCACTCGGGGGCGCGGTAAACCCGCTACGGACTTGCCAATGGCCGTCATCCTGTGCAGCAGCTTTTGTACCACCGGCTGGGCGTCCACCCCTAGGCATTCCCCTACTTTGAGCATATCCCGCCAAACCTGGGCGAGGGTGCGAGGTTCCAGAGAGATCACCTGGGGGACTGGTTGTAACTGGGTTGCTATTGCAGCGACCACCTCGTTTAAACTGACGGCGCACACCTCACACTGGGCTTGGGTGAGCAGGTGAGTAGGCCGCAGGGAACGCAGGACCTCCCAGCGTACGTCGTACACGCTCACCGCCGTTTGCAACAGGGCCGTCACCTGGTCGTGGATGGCCTGGCTGTCCCCCTGGGGGTTGAATTTGGGGGCAGTGCAGATGGGCAAGGAGACCACTTCAGGCGGATAGTCACACCCGTGGGAACGCCCCACCAAGTCCGGCAGCAACCCCAAGGCGTGGACGATTTCCGTGGCGCTGGGCAAGAGGGAAACCAATCGCATGGGCGCACCCGGCTATGCTAAAACTAGGCTAAGCAATGGCGCGGGAAACGGCTATGGCGATCAACGTGGTTTCCTTGGTGGGACGGGTGGGGCGCGATCCCGACATCAAATACTTTGAATCCGGCAGCGTCAAGTGCAACTTCAGCCTGGCG is a genomic window containing:
- a CDS encoding cobalamin-binding protein; this encodes MRLVSLLPSATEIVHALGLLPDLVGRSHGCDYPPEVVSLPICTAPKFNPQGDSQAIHDQVTALLQTAVSVYDVRWEVLRSLRPTHLLTQAQCEVCAVSLNEVVAAIATQLQPVPQVISLEPRTLAQVWRDMLKVGECLGVDAQPVVQKLLHRMTAIGKSVAGLPRPRVLCVEWLQPLMSAGNWVPELVELAGGEPLLATAGAHSPWLTWEQVVAADPDVVVLMPCGFDLARTLQEWATSPYPWGTLRTVQRGRVYAVDGNAFFNRPGPRLVESLAILAEILHPGVDWGMSSHYCAWAAVVPALS